The genomic interval CCTGCTCGGGCGCGTCGTGCGTCTTGCTGAACTTGGCGGTGAACATCGACGGGTCGGCCGTGATGTCGTGCGCGTCGACGCTGGTGGCGAGGGCGATGCCGCCGCGGTCGGTGATCTCCCCGCGCTCGGCGGCCAGTGTGGCGCTGGAGTACCGGTTCTTCTCCGCCTTGGCGGCGTACGCGCTCGCGTCCACGGCCTGCACCTGGAGCAGTCGTACGACGAAGGCCAGCATGACCAGCGTCAGACCGAGGCTGACCAGGCGCAGCCTGGGCTTGGGGCTGCCGAGGCGCAGGGCGGGAGTGGCCTTGGACGCGGAGCGTGCGGAGAGGCGCGGGCGTCCTACGGAAGGGTGCGCGGCGGGCTTGGGGCGCCCCCCGCCCTGCGGACGACCGGGGCCGGGCACACGGCGGCGCGGCGGTTCCTTGGGGGGCACTGCGTCACCTGCCGGGGGTAGGGGCGGGTCGGTACGCCGGCGCGGAAGCGGGCGGCGCCGGGGCCGGGATCGTCGGCGTGGAAGCGGGCGGCGCCGGGGGCGGGGCGGACGGCGCCCCGGTGGCGGGCGCCTGAGGCGGGGCCGACGGCGCCGTCCCAGGGGGCGGGACCGACGGCGCTCCGGGCGTGGGCTCCGGGGCGGGGAAGTTCAGCGGCGTCGCGACGGCGGCGGGCTCGGCGGACGCCGGGGAGGGGACGCCGCGGACCGTTCCGTCCGGGTCGAGGAACGCGGGGGAACCGCCCGGCACCATGCCGAGTTCGCGGGCCCGGCGCTCTAGCGCGCCGGGCGCGGACCGGTCGTCGACGTCCTGCTGGAGCGCCTGCTCCTGGTCGGTCAGTTCGGTGGTCCGCTTCTTGAGTTCGCTCAGTTTGAACGAGCCCTCGTTGAGCGAGGAGTTCAGCAGCAGGAGGGTGATCAGACCGCCGCCGAGCAGCAGCACGACCAGCAGGACGAAGGGGGTCTTGGCCGCCGTACTGGGGCCGCCCGACGGCAGCAGCCGCGCCAGCCGCGCGGCCCGCCCCTTCAACTGCTTGGCCGGCTTGGTCACAGCACGTCCTCCCGGATGCGCTCAGCGCCCCGGAGCCTGGCCGGGGCGGCACGCCGGTTCTCGGCCACCTCTTCCTCCGTCGGCAGTTCCGCACCGCGCGTCAGCAGCTTCAGCCTCGGCTGGTACTGCTCGGGTACGACCGGCAGGCCGGGCGGCGCCGTATTGGCGGCCCCTGCCGCGAAGACCTGCTTGACCAGTCGGTCTTCGAGCGAGTGGTACGACAGGACAGCGATCCGGCCGCCCACGGCGAGCGTCCCGACCGCCGCCGGGATCGCCTTCTCCAGCACGCTGAGCTCGCCATTGACCTCGATGCGCAGCGCCTGGAAGGTGCGCTTGGCGGGGTTGCCACCGGTGCGCTTGGCGGCCTGCGGCAGTGCGTTGCGGATCAGCTCGACGAGGCGGGCACTGTTGCTGAAGGGCTCCTTCTCGCGTTCGCGCACGATTGCCGAGACGATCCGCTTGGCCTGCTTCTCCTCGCCGTACTGGCGCAGGATCCGCACCAGCTCGCCCGGCGGGTAGGTGTTGAGGACCTCGGCGGCGCTGACGCCCGTCGTCTGGTCCATGCGCATGTCGAGGGGGGCGTCGTGGGCGTACGCGAATCCGCGCTCGCGCTCGTCGAGCTGCATCGACGAGACGCCGAGGTCGAACAGGATGCCCTGTACGCGCGGGACGGAGAGCCGATCCAGGACCTCGGGCAGCTCGTCGTAGACGGCGTGCACCAGGGTCGCCCGGTCGCCGAACGGGGCGAGCCGTTCGCCGGAGAGCCGCAGCGCTTCCTTGTCCCGGTCGAGTGCGATGAGCCGCGCCGAGGGGAAGGCGGTCAGCAGCGCCTCGCTGTGTCCGCCGAGGCCGAGGGTGCAGTCGACGACCACGGCTCCCGGCTGCTCGAGCGCCGGGGCCAACAGGTCCAGGCATCGCTGGAGCATCACCGGGACGTGTCGGGTCTGGCTCATGCGCCCTCTCAGGTGCCGGCGCGGCTTTGTACGTACGGCCTGGTCCCCCTCCGCTCACAAGGGGAAGCGGCCTGCCGGCGCCGGGGAAGTGGCGTCGGCCGACCGGCGAGCGGGAGGAGGCCGGGCCGTACGTACGCCGCGCACGCGGGGAAATTCACGATGGATGTGCGAGATGTGTCCGTAAAGCGATGACGGGTGCGTCACGCCACCCACTTCGCGTCACTTTAGTCCACGGGCCCTTCCGGTCAATCAACCGGCCAGCGCGTCGCCCAGCGTTGTTTTCACTCGTACGGAGGAGACCATCGGCCACGTGTGGGTTACCTCACAACAAGCCTTGTTGACGTTCTTTGTCCCTTCTCACAGCGGGCCCGCACCCCCCGTGACCATTAACGTCTGAAGCATGTCGACTTCCGCAGATCTTCCCACCGAGCCCACCGCAGCGCAGCCCGGCGCGGCGCGCACCGGCGGTACGGTCACCGACCGCCTCGTAGAGGCGAACCGGGCGTACGCCGCGAACTTCGACGACCCGGGGATGGACGCGCGGCCCGTGCTGCACGTCGCCGTGGTCGCCTGCATGGACGCGAGGCTCGACCTGCACGACGCCCTCGGGCTCTCACTGGGCGACTGCCACACCATCCGCAACGCGGGCGGCGTGGTCACCGACGACGTCATCCGGTCGCTGACCATC from Streptomyces spiramyceticus carries:
- the rsmH gene encoding 16S rRNA (cytosine(1402)-N(4))-methyltransferase RsmH — encoded protein: MSQTRHVPVMLQRCLDLLAPALEQPGAVVVDCTLGLGGHSEALLTAFPSARLIALDRDKEALRLSGERLAPFGDRATLVHAVYDELPEVLDRLSVPRVQGILFDLGVSSMQLDERERGFAYAHDAPLDMRMDQTTGVSAAEVLNTYPPGELVRILRQYGEEKQAKRIVSAIVREREKEPFSNSARLVELIRNALPQAAKRTGGNPAKRTFQALRIEVNGELSVLEKAIPAAVGTLAVGGRIAVLSYHSLEDRLVKQVFAAGAANTAPPGLPVVPEQYQPRLKLLTRGAELPTEEEVAENRRAAPARLRGAERIREDVL
- a CDS encoding FtsB family cell division protein, with translation MTKPAKQLKGRAARLARLLPSGGPSTAAKTPFVLLVVLLLGGGLITLLLLNSSLNEGSFKLSELKKRTTELTDQEQALQQDVDDRSAPGALERRARELGMVPGGSPAFLDPDGTVRGVPSPASAEPAAVATPLNFPAPEPTPGAPSVPPPGTAPSAPPQAPATGAPSAPPPAPPASTPTIPAPAPPASAPAYRPAPTPGR
- a CDS encoding beta-class carbonic anhydrase encodes the protein MSTSADLPTEPTAAQPGAARTGGTVTDRLVEANRAYAANFDDPGMDARPVLHVAVVACMDARLDLHDALGLSLGDCHTIRNAGGVVTDDVIRSLTISQRALGTRSVILIHHTNCGLESLTEDFRHELEDEVGQRPPWAVEAFRDVDQDVRQSMQRVRTSPFLPHTDDVRGFVFEVATGLLREIDPVK